In a single window of the Coregonus clupeaformis isolate EN_2021a chromosome 10, ASM2061545v1, whole genome shotgun sequence genome:
- the LOC121575439 gene encoding calcium/calmodulin-dependent protein kinase type 1D isoform X2, translating into MGRTEITCSWKKVTNNIRDVFEFKQALGSGSFSEVYLVREKKTGNLYALKCLKKKHLSCSKLENEITVLKKIRHDNVIGLEDFYETRTHYYLVMQLVSGGELFDRIIDRGVYTEKDASQLVHQVLEAVNYLHENSIVHRDLKPENLLYFNSDENSKIMISDFGLSKMSDHGVMSTACGTPGYVAPEVLAQKPYNKAVDCWSIGVITYILLCGYPPFFEDNETRLFSKIMRADYAFHSPFWDNISESAKDFIRNMMQKHPKKRFSTEQALRHPWIIGKTARDQDIYESVSMQIQRNFAKSKWRQAFNATAAINHMKKLQLAHADPDAPLPPIPAINPCNSQNPQQGVNNITAKDVDTNLPIPVCHVTPPEAQCRGLRASHSEPRHAPVVMETCNAENCSSFAAAKSCDTIDRATNRNGHTVQTGVCSVM; encoded by the exons ATGGGTCGCACAGAAATAACCTGCAGTTGGAAGAAAGTCACCAACAACATCAGAGATGTGTTCGAATTCAAACAAGCGCTGGGATC gggttcGTTCTCCGAGGTGTATTTGGTGAGAGAAAAGAAGACTGGAAACCTCTACGCCCTAAAGTGTCTGAAGAAAAAACACCTCAGCTGTAGTAAACTAGAGAACGAGATCACTGTGCTGAAGAA gATAAGGCATGACAATGTGATTGGATTGGAAGACTTCTATGAAACTCGGACACACTACTACCTTGTCATGCAGCT GGTGTCTGGTGGGGAGCTGTTTGACCGTATCATAGATCGGGGGGTGTACACGGAGAAGGATGCCAGCCAGCTGGTCCACCAAGTACTGGAGGCTGTCAACTACCTTCATGAGAACAGCATAGTGCACAGGGATCTCAAG CCAGAGAACCTGCTATACTTCAACTCAGATGAGAACTCCAAGATCATGATCAGTGACTTCGGCCTGTCCAAGATGTCCGACCACGGAGTGATGTCCACGGCCTGCGGCACGCCAGgatatgttg CCCCTGAAGTTCTGGCTCAGAAACCCTACAATAAGGCAGTGGACTGCTGGTCCATAGGAGTCATCACATACATCCT GCTGTGCGGCTACCCTCCGTTCTTTGAGGACAACGAGACACGTCTGTTCTCTAAGATCATGAGGGCCGACTACGCTTTCCACTCGCCCTTCTGGGATAACATCTCAGAGTCAG CAAAGGACTTCATCCGGAACATGATGCAGAAGCACCCTAAGAAACGCTTCAGCACAGAACAGGCCCTCAGACACCCCTG GATCATTGGGAAGACTGCGAGGGATCAGGACATCTATGAATCAGTCAGCATGCAGATCCAGAGGAACTTTGCCAagtccaaatggagg CAAGCCTTCAACGCCACAGCAGCCATCAACCACATGAAGAAGCTGCAGTTGGCCCACGCCGACCCCGACGCCCCTCTCCCTCCTATCCCCGCCATCAACCCCTGCAACTCCCAGAATCCTCAGCAGGGCGTCAACAACATCACCGCCAAGGACGTCGACACTAACCTCCCAATCCCAGTGTGTCACGTGACCCCTCCAGAGGCGCAGTGCCGGGGCCTGCGAGCCAGTCATAGTGAGCCCAGGCACGCGCCGGTCGTTATGGAGACGTGTAACGCGGAGAATTGCTCCTCATTCGCAGCAGCTAAAAG CTGTGATACCATTGACAGGGCGACCAATAGGAATGGGCACACCGTGCAGACTGGGGTGTGTTCTGTTATGTGA
- the LOC121575423 gene encoding laminin subunit beta-3 isoform X2: MKCCPCDSRNPSSQLAHTIQNVLSTAGPNRWWQARKDVSQVTLQLDLQNLFQLDTLILTFKGPRASALVVERTLNNGQTWQPSLYMASDCRSAFSGVALTTPRSLDQTYCYTLPPIPANTYQDQTIKFSPLHQFSTISVPNGQKIQEVSGLTGLRVRLTELGAVPRLPGRAPSLFYALREMRVMGTCLCHGHANRCLPDSTTNQLPSTQVSAQCECQHNTAGMNCERCADLYNDLPWRPAEEGNTHTCKRCECNNHAQQCRFDPAVYEASGRRSGGVCEGCLHHTTGPKCDRCAPGFQPNHWSSIDRPDACTRCHCSAEGAENGGQCDDVTGSCRCKANVDGPRCDRCKMGYYGLTASNLLGCTKCSCSAEGSLSSVCDPVSGQCPCRPYLQGLTCDLCSHGYWNPSSPRGCVPCRCDPTNSHGDTCDQSTGQCLCRSGFGGRTCTECPDNTYGDPLIGCRPCQCAAGAMVPGGCDKNTGTCRCRLGVTGARCDACSRGHCDSFPDCEVCPSCFFSLDSYIQNLTLGLERLSPRIPSRPGGSLPTGLGPRIQALEATLTQIRDSLPLPPPSTRQVNDALFQLRRLRDQLDQVDGDLSPQGRGLELGSQLDEFEALLDGLGLLYNTKRDALRNSINSNNAGAFSSIKNAYDEFTDAAKSVEASGKTVDQSLAVREDALDLQNQVQPANTRDLEKLNQQLNTKPDLTPTAKQVCGSVRSAPCNPAWCDGELCPAEGAPPCGHGESCVGALPLGTRAVRDAEEVKDRLQLLNGKITQAAAQIQKTQDTVNLVRQSTDDLVNQMRRTRDDLEADLQETRYFVKELKDFLSDPSSDPTAISTASEWILNAKLPLSLAALKRKLQEIRDLAAGLPDSTAVLDQAGPQLDTAQRLLQEAQDASDAALGVKADVDGLLEGFTTVEGSLSGLNDKVQDSLDIVEDISNSLTQTKAQLTPTVKALGEVSALAEGMKPQLEGLKVLVHSGGLLAQNAKGEADKAKKEADAAARDLASLEKQLEKLRAAERTSGHGDGTGAAGERLQKLQEEAGSLAQDTGDMMKSLAGKADSLRRLQDEVLLKSQRLTGLDGKLRDLLADMRQKVKILSTCQG, encoded by the exons ATGAAGTGCTGTCCCTGTGACTCCAGGAACCCATCCAGTCAGTTAGCTCACACCATCCAGAACGTTCTATCCACCGCTGGACCCAACAGGTGGTGGCAGGCCAGGAAAG ATGTGAGTCAGGTCACCCTACAGTTGGACCTACAGAACCTGTTTCAGCTGGACACCCTCATTCTGACATTCAAG GGTCCTCGTGCCAGTGCGTTGGTGGTGGAGAGGACACTGAATAATGGTCAAACCTGGCAACCGTCTCTCTACATGGCCTCAGACTGCCGCTCGGCCTTCTCTGGTGTTGCCTTGACTACACCACGCTCCCTGGACCAGACCTACTGCTACACCCTTCCCCCCATCCCGGCTAACACTTACCAGGACCAGACA ATTAAATTCAGCCCCTTGCATCAGTTCTCTACCATCAGCGTCCCCAATGGGCAGAAGATTCAAG AGGTGTCAGGATTGACAGGCCTGCGGGTGAGGTTGACTGAGCTGGGTGCTGTGCCCCGCTTGCCCGGCCGCGCTCCCTCTCTGTTCTATGCCCTCAGAGAGATGAGAGTAATGGGCACCTGCCTCTGCCACGGTCATGCCAACCGCTGTTTGCCGGATTCTACTACCAACCAGCTACCTAGCACACAG GTCAGTGCTCAGTGTGAGTGCCAGCACAACACAGCAGGTATGAACTGTGAACGATGTGCTGATCTCTACAACGACCTGCCCTGGAGACCTGCAGaggagggaaacacacacacctgcaaaC GTTGTGAGTGTAACAACCATGCACAGCAGTGCCGTTTCGACCCAGCTGTGTATGAGGCGAGCGGACGGAGGAgtgggggtgtgtgtgagggCTGTCTGCACCACACAACCGGGCCCAAGTGTGACCGCTGTGCCCCTGGATTCCAACCCAACCACTGGAGCAGTATAGACCGGCCTGACGCCTGCACAC GCTGCCATTGCAGTGCAGAGGGGGCGGAGAATGGGGGTCAGTGTGATGATGTCACAGGGTCGTGTCGCTGTAAGGCCAACGTTGACGGACCGAGATGTGACCGCTGCAAGATGGGATACTATGGCCTGACCGCCTCCAACCTTCTGGGCTGCACGA AGTGCTCGTGCAGTGCAGAGGGctccctgtccagtgtgtgtgacccTGTGAGCGGTCAGTGTCCCTGTCGACCTTACCTCCAGGGGCTGACCTGTGACCTCTGTTCCCATGGTTACTGGAACCCCTCCTCCCCCCGCGGCTGTGTGCCCTGTCGCTGTGACCCCACCAACTCCCATGGTGACACCTGTGACCAGAGTACGGGTCAGTGTCTGTGCAGGTCAGGGTTCGGAGGTCGTACCTGTACAGAATGCCCTGACAACACTTATGGAGACCCCCTCATTGGCTGCAGAC cgTGCCAGTGTGCTGCTGGGGCCATGGTACCAGGAGGCTGTGATAAGAATACAGGGACATGCCGGTGTCGTCTTGGTGTCACAGGTGCCCGTTGCGATGCCTGTAGCCGTGGCCACTGTGACTCCTTTCCTGACTGTGAGGTCTGCCCCTCCTGCTTCTTCTCTCTGGACTCCTACATCCAGAACCTCACCCTGGGCCTAGAGAGACTCTCCCCCAGAATCCCCTCTCGTCCTGGGGGCTCGTTGCCCACTGGTCTGGGTCCCCGCATCCAAGCTTTGGAGGCCACTCTCACCCAGATACGTGACTCTCTCCCACTCCCACCTCCCTCTACCAGACAAGTCAACGATGCCCTCTTTCAGCTACGCAGACTAAG GGACCAGTTAGATCAGGTGGATGGGGATCTGTCACCCCAAGGCAGAGGCCTCGAGCTGGGCTCACAGCTGGACGAGTTTGAGGCTCTCCTGGACGGCCTGGGTCTGCTGTACAACACCAAGAGAGACGCTCTCAGGAACTCTATCAACTCCAACAATGCAG GGGCCTTCTCTTCTATAAAGAATGCCTATGATGAGTTCACGGATGCGGCCAAGAGTGTGGAGGCTAGTGGGAAGACTGTGGATCAATCTTTAGCGGTCAGAGAGGACGCTCTTGACCTCCAGAACCAGGTCCAACCAGCCAACACCAGAGACCTGGAGAAACTCAACCAGCAGCTGAACACCAAACCTGACCTCACACCCACTGCCAAGCAG GTGTGTGGCAGTGTGCGCTCTGCCCCTTGTAACCCTGCCTGGTGTGATGGTGAGCTTTGCCCTGCGGAGGGTGCGCCACCCTGTGGTCATGGGGAGAGTTGCGTTGGGGCTCTGCCTCTGGGGACCCGAGCTGTGAGGGATGCTGAGGAGGTAAAGGACAGACTGCAGCTGCTCAATGGGAAGATCACACAGGCTGCTGCACAG ATCCAGAAAACACAGGACACAGTCAATCTGGTCAGACAGTCCACGGATGATCTGGTCAATCAGATGAGGCGGACCAGGGATGACTTGGAGGCAGATCTGCAGGAGACAAGATACTTTGTTAAAGAGCTGAAGGACTTCCTGTCAG ACCCGTCGTCAGACCCAACAGCCATCAGTACGGCAAGTGAGTGGATCTTGAACGCCAAGCTGCCTCTCAGTCTGGCAGCTCTGAAGAGGAAGCTtcaggagatcagagacctggcggCAGGACTCCCAGACAGCACTGCAGTCCTGGACCAGGCTGGACCACAGCTCGACACCGCCCAACGCCTGCTACAGGAGGCCCAGGATGCCAG CGATGCTGCGCTGGGTGTGAAGGCTGATGTTGACGGGCTGCTGGAGGGCTTCACCACCGTGGAGGGCTCCCTCTCTGGCCTGAACGACAAAGTGCAGGACAGCCTGGACATAGTGGAAGACATCAGCAACAGTCTCACACAG ACCAAGGCCCAGTTGACTCCCACGGTGAAGGCTCTAGGGGAGGTGTCTGCCCTGGCTGAGGGGATGAAGCCTCAGCTGGAGGGGCTCAAGGTGCTGGTGCACTCTGGAGGTCTGCTGGCCCAGAATGCTAAGGGAGAGGCCGATAAGGCTAAGAAGGAGGCAGATGCTGCGGCcagg GACCTGGCATCCCTGGAGAAGCAGCTGGAGAAGCTGCGTGCTGCAGAGAGGACCAGTGGTCATGGCGATGGGACGGGGGCAGCAGGTGAGCGTCTCCAGAAGCTGCAGGAGGAGGCTGGTTCTCTGGCCCAGGACACTGGAGACATGATGAAGTCACTAGCAG GTAAAGCAGACTCTCTGCGTAGACTACAGGATGAGGTCCTACTGAAGTCCCAGAGGCTGACCGGTCTGGACGGCAAACTGCGGGACCTCCTGGCTGACATGAGACAGAAGGTCAAGATCCTCTCCACCTGCCAGGGCTGA
- the LOC121575423 gene encoding laminin subunit beta-3 isoform X1, with the protein MGDLLLGRDRQLHASSTCGLTGSEVFCTYFGQWRMKCCPCDSRNPSSQLAHTIQNVLSTAGPNRWWQARKDVSQVTLQLDLQNLFQLDTLILTFKGPRASALVVERTLNNGQTWQPSLYMASDCRSAFSGVALTTPRSLDQTYCYTLPPIPANTYQDQTIKFSPLHQFSTISVPNGQKIQEVSGLTGLRVRLTELGAVPRLPGRAPSLFYALREMRVMGTCLCHGHANRCLPDSTTNQLPSTQVSAQCECQHNTAGMNCERCADLYNDLPWRPAEEGNTHTCKRCECNNHAQQCRFDPAVYEASGRRSGGVCEGCLHHTTGPKCDRCAPGFQPNHWSSIDRPDACTRCHCSAEGAENGGQCDDVTGSCRCKANVDGPRCDRCKMGYYGLTASNLLGCTKCSCSAEGSLSSVCDPVSGQCPCRPYLQGLTCDLCSHGYWNPSSPRGCVPCRCDPTNSHGDTCDQSTGQCLCRSGFGGRTCTECPDNTYGDPLIGCRPCQCAAGAMVPGGCDKNTGTCRCRLGVTGARCDACSRGHCDSFPDCEVCPSCFFSLDSYIQNLTLGLERLSPRIPSRPGGSLPTGLGPRIQALEATLTQIRDSLPLPPPSTRQVNDALFQLRRLRDQLDQVDGDLSPQGRGLELGSQLDEFEALLDGLGLLYNTKRDALRNSINSNNAGAFSSIKNAYDEFTDAAKSVEASGKTVDQSLAVREDALDLQNQVQPANTRDLEKLNQQLNTKPDLTPTAKQVCGSVRSAPCNPAWCDGELCPAEGAPPCGHGESCVGALPLGTRAVRDAEEVKDRLQLLNGKITQAAAQIQKTQDTVNLVRQSTDDLVNQMRRTRDDLEADLQETRYFVKELKDFLSDPSSDPTAISTASEWILNAKLPLSLAALKRKLQEIRDLAAGLPDSTAVLDQAGPQLDTAQRLLQEAQDASDAALGVKADVDGLLEGFTTVEGSLSGLNDKVQDSLDIVEDISNSLTQTKAQLTPTVKALGEVSALAEGMKPQLEGLKVLVHSGGLLAQNAKGEADKAKKEADAAARDLASLEKQLEKLRAAERTSGHGDGTGAAGERLQKLQEEAGSLAQDTGDMMKSLAGKADSLRRLQDEVLLKSQRLTGLDGKLRDLLADMRQKVKILSTCQG; encoded by the exons tggaggATGAAGTGCTGTCCCTGTGACTCCAGGAACCCATCCAGTCAGTTAGCTCACACCATCCAGAACGTTCTATCCACCGCTGGACCCAACAGGTGGTGGCAGGCCAGGAAAG ATGTGAGTCAGGTCACCCTACAGTTGGACCTACAGAACCTGTTTCAGCTGGACACCCTCATTCTGACATTCAAG GGTCCTCGTGCCAGTGCGTTGGTGGTGGAGAGGACACTGAATAATGGTCAAACCTGGCAACCGTCTCTCTACATGGCCTCAGACTGCCGCTCGGCCTTCTCTGGTGTTGCCTTGACTACACCACGCTCCCTGGACCAGACCTACTGCTACACCCTTCCCCCCATCCCGGCTAACACTTACCAGGACCAGACA ATTAAATTCAGCCCCTTGCATCAGTTCTCTACCATCAGCGTCCCCAATGGGCAGAAGATTCAAG AGGTGTCAGGATTGACAGGCCTGCGGGTGAGGTTGACTGAGCTGGGTGCTGTGCCCCGCTTGCCCGGCCGCGCTCCCTCTCTGTTCTATGCCCTCAGAGAGATGAGAGTAATGGGCACCTGCCTCTGCCACGGTCATGCCAACCGCTGTTTGCCGGATTCTACTACCAACCAGCTACCTAGCACACAG GTCAGTGCTCAGTGTGAGTGCCAGCACAACACAGCAGGTATGAACTGTGAACGATGTGCTGATCTCTACAACGACCTGCCCTGGAGACCTGCAGaggagggaaacacacacacctgcaaaC GTTGTGAGTGTAACAACCATGCACAGCAGTGCCGTTTCGACCCAGCTGTGTATGAGGCGAGCGGACGGAGGAgtgggggtgtgtgtgagggCTGTCTGCACCACACAACCGGGCCCAAGTGTGACCGCTGTGCCCCTGGATTCCAACCCAACCACTGGAGCAGTATAGACCGGCCTGACGCCTGCACAC GCTGCCATTGCAGTGCAGAGGGGGCGGAGAATGGGGGTCAGTGTGATGATGTCACAGGGTCGTGTCGCTGTAAGGCCAACGTTGACGGACCGAGATGTGACCGCTGCAAGATGGGATACTATGGCCTGACCGCCTCCAACCTTCTGGGCTGCACGA AGTGCTCGTGCAGTGCAGAGGGctccctgtccagtgtgtgtgacccTGTGAGCGGTCAGTGTCCCTGTCGACCTTACCTCCAGGGGCTGACCTGTGACCTCTGTTCCCATGGTTACTGGAACCCCTCCTCCCCCCGCGGCTGTGTGCCCTGTCGCTGTGACCCCACCAACTCCCATGGTGACACCTGTGACCAGAGTACGGGTCAGTGTCTGTGCAGGTCAGGGTTCGGAGGTCGTACCTGTACAGAATGCCCTGACAACACTTATGGAGACCCCCTCATTGGCTGCAGAC cgTGCCAGTGTGCTGCTGGGGCCATGGTACCAGGAGGCTGTGATAAGAATACAGGGACATGCCGGTGTCGTCTTGGTGTCACAGGTGCCCGTTGCGATGCCTGTAGCCGTGGCCACTGTGACTCCTTTCCTGACTGTGAGGTCTGCCCCTCCTGCTTCTTCTCTCTGGACTCCTACATCCAGAACCTCACCCTGGGCCTAGAGAGACTCTCCCCCAGAATCCCCTCTCGTCCTGGGGGCTCGTTGCCCACTGGTCTGGGTCCCCGCATCCAAGCTTTGGAGGCCACTCTCACCCAGATACGTGACTCTCTCCCACTCCCACCTCCCTCTACCAGACAAGTCAACGATGCCCTCTTTCAGCTACGCAGACTAAG GGACCAGTTAGATCAGGTGGATGGGGATCTGTCACCCCAAGGCAGAGGCCTCGAGCTGGGCTCACAGCTGGACGAGTTTGAGGCTCTCCTGGACGGCCTGGGTCTGCTGTACAACACCAAGAGAGACGCTCTCAGGAACTCTATCAACTCCAACAATGCAG GGGCCTTCTCTTCTATAAAGAATGCCTATGATGAGTTCACGGATGCGGCCAAGAGTGTGGAGGCTAGTGGGAAGACTGTGGATCAATCTTTAGCGGTCAGAGAGGACGCTCTTGACCTCCAGAACCAGGTCCAACCAGCCAACACCAGAGACCTGGAGAAACTCAACCAGCAGCTGAACACCAAACCTGACCTCACACCCACTGCCAAGCAG GTGTGTGGCAGTGTGCGCTCTGCCCCTTGTAACCCTGCCTGGTGTGATGGTGAGCTTTGCCCTGCGGAGGGTGCGCCACCCTGTGGTCATGGGGAGAGTTGCGTTGGGGCTCTGCCTCTGGGGACCCGAGCTGTGAGGGATGCTGAGGAGGTAAAGGACAGACTGCAGCTGCTCAATGGGAAGATCACACAGGCTGCTGCACAG ATCCAGAAAACACAGGACACAGTCAATCTGGTCAGACAGTCCACGGATGATCTGGTCAATCAGATGAGGCGGACCAGGGATGACTTGGAGGCAGATCTGCAGGAGACAAGATACTTTGTTAAAGAGCTGAAGGACTTCCTGTCAG ACCCGTCGTCAGACCCAACAGCCATCAGTACGGCAAGTGAGTGGATCTTGAACGCCAAGCTGCCTCTCAGTCTGGCAGCTCTGAAGAGGAAGCTtcaggagatcagagacctggcggCAGGACTCCCAGACAGCACTGCAGTCCTGGACCAGGCTGGACCACAGCTCGACACCGCCCAACGCCTGCTACAGGAGGCCCAGGATGCCAG CGATGCTGCGCTGGGTGTGAAGGCTGATGTTGACGGGCTGCTGGAGGGCTTCACCACCGTGGAGGGCTCCCTCTCTGGCCTGAACGACAAAGTGCAGGACAGCCTGGACATAGTGGAAGACATCAGCAACAGTCTCACACAG ACCAAGGCCCAGTTGACTCCCACGGTGAAGGCTCTAGGGGAGGTGTCTGCCCTGGCTGAGGGGATGAAGCCTCAGCTGGAGGGGCTCAAGGTGCTGGTGCACTCTGGAGGTCTGCTGGCCCAGAATGCTAAGGGAGAGGCCGATAAGGCTAAGAAGGAGGCAGATGCTGCGGCcagg GACCTGGCATCCCTGGAGAAGCAGCTGGAGAAGCTGCGTGCTGCAGAGAGGACCAGTGGTCATGGCGATGGGACGGGGGCAGCAGGTGAGCGTCTCCAGAAGCTGCAGGAGGAGGCTGGTTCTCTGGCCCAGGACACTGGAGACATGATGAAGTCACTAGCAG GTAAAGCAGACTCTCTGCGTAGACTACAGGATGAGGTCCTACTGAAGTCCCAGAGGCTGACCGGTCTGGACGGCAAACTGCGGGACCTCCTGGCTGACATGAGACAGAAGGTCAAGATCCTCTCCACCTGCCAGGGCTGA
- the LOC121575439 gene encoding calcium/calmodulin-dependent protein kinase type 1D isoform X1 has product MGSFSEVYLVREKKTGNLYALKCLKKKHLSCSKLENEITVLKKIRHDNVIGLEDFYETRTHYYLVMQLVSGGELFDRIIDRGVYTEKDASQLVHQVLEAVNYLHENSIVHRDLKPENLLYFNSDENSKIMISDFGLSKMSDHGVMSTACGTPGYVAPEVLAQKPYNKAVDCWSIGVITYILLCGYPPFFEDNETRLFSKIMRADYAFHSPFWDNISESAKDFIRNMMQKHPKKRFSTEQALRHPWIIGKTARDQDIYESVSMQIQRNFAKSKWRQAFNATAAINHMKKLQLAHADPDAPLPPIPAINPCNSQNPQQGVNNITAKDVDTNLPIPVCHVTPPEAQCRGLRASHSEPRHAPVVMETCNAENCSSFAAAKSCDTIDRATNRNGHTVQTGVCSVM; this is encoded by the exons AT gggttcGTTCTCCGAGGTGTATTTGGTGAGAGAAAAGAAGACTGGAAACCTCTACGCCCTAAAGTGTCTGAAGAAAAAACACCTCAGCTGTAGTAAACTAGAGAACGAGATCACTGTGCTGAAGAA gATAAGGCATGACAATGTGATTGGATTGGAAGACTTCTATGAAACTCGGACACACTACTACCTTGTCATGCAGCT GGTGTCTGGTGGGGAGCTGTTTGACCGTATCATAGATCGGGGGGTGTACACGGAGAAGGATGCCAGCCAGCTGGTCCACCAAGTACTGGAGGCTGTCAACTACCTTCATGAGAACAGCATAGTGCACAGGGATCTCAAG CCAGAGAACCTGCTATACTTCAACTCAGATGAGAACTCCAAGATCATGATCAGTGACTTCGGCCTGTCCAAGATGTCCGACCACGGAGTGATGTCCACGGCCTGCGGCACGCCAGgatatgttg CCCCTGAAGTTCTGGCTCAGAAACCCTACAATAAGGCAGTGGACTGCTGGTCCATAGGAGTCATCACATACATCCT GCTGTGCGGCTACCCTCCGTTCTTTGAGGACAACGAGACACGTCTGTTCTCTAAGATCATGAGGGCCGACTACGCTTTCCACTCGCCCTTCTGGGATAACATCTCAGAGTCAG CAAAGGACTTCATCCGGAACATGATGCAGAAGCACCCTAAGAAACGCTTCAGCACAGAACAGGCCCTCAGACACCCCTG GATCATTGGGAAGACTGCGAGGGATCAGGACATCTATGAATCAGTCAGCATGCAGATCCAGAGGAACTTTGCCAagtccaaatggagg CAAGCCTTCAACGCCACAGCAGCCATCAACCACATGAAGAAGCTGCAGTTGGCCCACGCCGACCCCGACGCCCCTCTCCCTCCTATCCCCGCCATCAACCCCTGCAACTCCCAGAATCCTCAGCAGGGCGTCAACAACATCACCGCCAAGGACGTCGACACTAACCTCCCAATCCCAGTGTGTCACGTGACCCCTCCAGAGGCGCAGTGCCGGGGCCTGCGAGCCAGTCATAGTGAGCCCAGGCACGCGCCGGTCGTTATGGAGACGTGTAACGCGGAGAATTGCTCCTCATTCGCAGCAGCTAAAAG CTGTGATACCATTGACAGGGCGACCAATAGGAATGGGCACACCGTGCAGACTGGGGTGTGTTCTGTTATGTGA